Proteins encoded together in one Hevea brasiliensis isolate MT/VB/25A 57/8 chromosome 16, ASM3005281v1, whole genome shotgun sequence window:
- the LOC110656302 gene encoding mitochondrial adenine nucleotide transporter ADNT1: MASEDVKTGDSAVSTIVNLAEEAKLAREGVKAPSYALLSISKSLIAGGVAGGVSRTAVAPLERLKILLQVQNPHSIKYNGTIQGLKYIWRTEGFRGMFKGNGTNCARIIPNSAVKFFSYEEASKRILYIYRQQTGNDDAQLTPLLRLGAGACAGIIAMSATYPMDMVRGRLTVQTEKSPRQYKGIFHALTTVLKEEGPRALYKGWLPSVIGVIPYVGLNFAVYESLKDWLLKSNPFGLVQDNELGVTTRLACGAAAGTVGQTVAYPLDVIRRRMQMVGWKDAASVVIGDGKSKAPLEYAGMVDAFRKTVRHEGFGALYKGLVPNSMKVVPSIAIAFVTYELVKEVLGVEVRVSD, encoded by the exons ATGGCATCAGAGGACGTGAAGACTGGAGACTCTGCAGTTTCGACGATCGTGAATCTGGCTGAGGAGGCGAAGCTAGCAAGAGAAGGGGTTAAGGCGCCAAGTTACGCCCTTCTCAGTATATCCAAGTCCTTAATTGCTGGTGGAGTCGCTGGAGGAGT ATCACGTACTGCTGTTGCTCCCTTGGAAAGATTAAAAATTCTTCTCCAG GTTCAAAATCCACACAGTATAAAATACAATGGTACAATTCAGGGCTTGAAATACATATGGAGAACTGAAGGTTTCAGAGGAATGTTTAAAGGCAATGGCACTAATTGTGCTCGCATTATTCCAAATTCAGCAGTCAAGTTCTTTAGTTACGAGGAAGCATCCAA ACGCATACTATATATTTATAGGCAGCAAACTGGAAATG ATGATGCTCAGCTTACTCCTCTTTTACGTCTTGGAGCTGGTGCATGTGCTGGAATTATTGCCATGTCTGCAACTTACCCAATGGACATGGTTCGGGGACGGCTAACTGTCCAG ACAGAAAAGTCTCCTCGCCAGTACAAGGGAATCTTTCATGCTCTTACAACAGTCCTCAAGGAAGAAGGTCCTCGGGCTTTATACAAAGGATGGCTGCCTTCTGTCATAGGAGTA ATACCATATGTGGGTCTAAACTTTGCTGTGTATGAATCCCTGAAAGACTGGTTACTCAAATCCAATCCTTTTGGACTAGTTCAAGACAATGAGTTGGGAGTGACAACAAGGCTTGCATGTGGAGCAGCTGCCGGAACTGTTGGCCAGACAGTTGCTTACCCTCTTGATGTTATACGGCGAAGAATGCAAATGGTAGGCTGGAAGGATGCTGCTTCAGTTGTCATTGGTGATGGGAAGAGTAAAGCGCCTCTTGAATATGCTGGTATGGTTGATGCCTTCAGGAAAACAGTTCGGCATGAGGGATTTGGAGCACTGTATAAAGGCTTGGTCCCCAATTCAATGAAG gTGGTCCCGTCCATAGCAATTGCATTTGTGACGTATGAGTTGGTGAAGGAAGTTCTTGGAGTTGAGGTGAGGGTATCCGACTGA
- the LOC110656300 gene encoding COP1-interactive protein 1 — protein MNEALREPMESTWSYANDEDITKENKSEIDNKVAKILKLMKSNEQDKKGRSSEESRKRSEVIALVHEFHKQYQSLYAQYDHIRGEMGKRTRSRKEKEKEKGDSSSAPSSDSEYYSSEDIENDALRNRHNKASDIAKIELETANFEAAGLMPILTSAAADKESLNSRYKAAFGKSPRARKRELSNLVKTLELHGNQASAHIKELEGQLTVLRTELESLRSLKNELEEKIEGKETEARQLGETNVQLCARISELESMSEDKGNEISAATENEKNLTSRIEVLMTQVNSLQPEMDSLRAEKAELEERKRNEESAQVKGLKDDQANIIGQELESLGKEKTVPQLQLDVTTKEITEILTQIETLKEEIARKNVFEQGLLKEKEGFVVQMEDLKLKVNSLNDKNNELEEMIRSRNRETDELREEKGRLQARISEMEGSLMNKGQELSMVMKKCEDEENAASTQILSLKAQVNSLQQELDSLQSEKSTLDAQNDRLMRDSAHRQMQVENEILNLTSKIEEQQKNLKEKENTIKKFTEEQKLINHLSRDSQKKRLESPKYRSMDSAKLSHQVLERKIDELAEKFHMKMENYIRLLSQRIRVAEQIHAETKETYKNVIQKLEQENRELSGKKAIYEAELRRVREMLLEPESNILTGLDLMIRKIDEENGNFLNRISRISKELQCAKHWITGKNDEIKKLKQNVESLTSQLEKEERENLLKEKVEKLDTAEIIREGLEEEKPNTAGQLERRVEDLEQQLEERDEILYNLGEEKREAIRQLSVLIDYHRHRYDHLKEAVSKMPIKFKKPA, from the exons ATGAATGAAGCACTGAGAGAGCCCATGGAGTCCACTTGGAGTTACGCTAATGATGAAGACATTACTAAAGAGAATAAAAGTG AAATTGATAATAAAGTGGCAAAGATCTTGAAACTTATGAAGAGCAATGAGCAGGATAAGAAAGGTAGGAGCTCAGAAGAGTCGAGGAAAAGATCAGAAGTTATTGCACTCGTTCATGAATTTCACAAACAGTACCAGTCACTTTATGCACAATATGATCATATTCGAGGAGAGATGGGGAAACGAACTCGAagtaggaaagaaaaagaaaaggaaaaaggggaTTCTTCTTCTGCACCCAGCTCTGACTCGGAGTATTACTCATCTGAAGACATCGAAAATGATGCTTTGAGGAATAGGCATAACAAGGCATCAGACATCGCTAAAATAGAACTTGAAACTGCAAATTTTGAGGCAGCTGGGCTGATGCCTATATTGACCTCTGCAGCAGCAGATAAGGAATCTTTAAATTCAAGATATAAGGCAGCTTTTGGTAAATCACCAAGGGCGAGAAAGCGGGAACTTTCAAACCTTGTGAAGACACTTGAGCTTCATGGGAATCAAGCATCAGCTCATATAAAGGAGTTAGAGGGGCAGTTAACTGTTCTGAGAACGGAGCTGGAATCCTTACGCAGCCTGAAAAATGAGCTTGAAGAGAAGATTGAAGGAAAAGAAACTGAAGCTAGACAGCTTGGGGAGACAAATGTTCAATTATGTGCACGGATTTCGGAGCTTGAATCGATGTCAGAAGATAAAGGAAATGAAATTTCTGCAGCGACAGAGAACGAGAAGAATTTGACATCTAGAATTGAAGTCCTGATGACTCAAGTTAACAGTCTACAACCGGAGATGGATTCTTTACGTGCTGAGAAAGCTGAActggaagaaaggaaaagaaatgaAGAATCAGCTCAAGTCAAGGGCCTAAAGGACGATCAAGCCAACATCATTGGGCAGGAATTGGAATCCCTTGGCAAGGAGAAAACTGTACCTCAACTTCAACTTGACGTGACAACAAAAGAAATTACAGAAATTCTGACTCAGATAGAAACTCTAAAAGAGGAAATAGCAAGAAAGAATGTATTTGAACAGGGATTGCTAAAAGAGAAAGAAGGATTTGTCGTGCAGATggaggatttgaaattgaaagtgaaCTCTCTAAATGACAAGAATAATGAACTAGAAGAGATGATCAGAAGTAGGAATCGAGAAACAGATGAGTTGAGGGAGGAAAAGGGCAGGCTGCAAGCTAGAATTTCGGAAATGGAGGGAAGCTTAATGAATAAAGGACAAGAACTTTCTATGGTCATGAAGAAATGTGAGGACGAAGAGAATGCAGCTTCTACACAGATTTTGTCTCTAAAAGCACAGGTTAACAGCCTACAGCAGGAGCTGGATTCCTTACAGAGTGAGAAGAGCACGTTGGACGCTCAAAATGATAGGCTAATGCGAGACTCTGCACATAGACAAATGCAGGTGGAAAATGAAATTCTGAATTTAACGAGCAAGATTGAAGAACAACAGAAAAACCTGAAGGAAAAGGAAAATACCATAAAGAAGTTTACTGAAGAGCAAAAGCTAATCAATCATCTTTCAAGGGATTCCCAGAAAAAACGACTAGAATCCCCCAAGTATCGATCAATGGATTCCGCCAAGTTAAGTCATCAGGTTTTGGAAAGGAAGATTGATGAACTGGCAGAAAAGTTTCACATGAAAATGGAAAATTATATTCGTCTCTTATCTCAGAGAATCCGAGTTGCAGAGCAAATACACGCTGAAACCAAAGAAACTTACAAGAACGTAATacagaagcttgagcaagaaaataGAGAACTCAGCGGAAAGAAAGCGATATATGAAGCTGAGCTGAGGAGGGTGAGGGAAATGTTATTGGAACCAGAAAGCAATATATTGACAGGATTGGATTTGATGATCAGGAAAATAGATGAGGAAAATGGTAACTTCTTGAACCGCATTTCCAGAATCTCAAAGGAGCTACAGTGTGCAAAGCATTGGATCACAGGAAAAAATGATGAGATCAAGAAACTGAAACAGAATGTGGAAAGTTTAACTTCTCAACTAGAgaaggaagagagagaaaatttGCTAAAAGAGAAGGTAGAGAAGTTGGATACTGCAGAAATAATCAGAGaaggattagaagaggagaagccAAATACTGCAGGCCAACTTGAGAGGCGTGTGGAGGATTTAGAGCAGCAGCTGGAAGAAAGGGATGAGATTTTGTATAATCTTGGTGAGGAGAAGAGGGAGGCCATTAGGCAGCTGTCTGTTTTGATTGATTATCATCGCCATCGCTATGATCATCTCAAAGAAGCAGTATCAAAGATGCCCATTAAATTCAAGAAACCAGCTTAA
- the LOC110656301 gene encoding COP1-interactive protein 1, which translates to MTRRRWRESIKSFFGSHIDSEQDEQLKGTKTEIENKVKKILKLLKEEDVEENDGLSVENSKKEPLVELIEDFHKHYQLLYEQYDHLTGELRKKFHGKQGAETSSSSSDSESDYSSKDKGSKNGKLESEYQKITDVIKQELEMKNLEVAELKGKFTATTEEKEALNLEHQTALSKIQAAEEISKKLKFEVERLDVEKEKLLVENGELKQNLDASGNIEAELTKRLEEMSKEKDNLIVEKENAIRRIEEGEKTIEELKIVANQLQEEKVVLGQELESSRAEVASMKQQLEYEELQVSDLSQKLTHSDEENKSLASSILVQNSRLEDMTREKDNLLMEKETAVRRIEEIEKTIEDLRTLADRLQDEKTTLGQEIETVREELSSRKQQMESTEQMVSVLNHSLEVADEEKVILGQELESFRAEVASIKQQLESAELQVSDLSQKLTHSEEENKSLTSSILVLNSRLEDMTREKDNVLTEKETAVGRIEEVEKTIEELRTSADRLQDEKTTLGQEIETVREELSSRKQQMESTEQMVSDLSHSLEVADEEKVVLGQEIESFRAEVASMKQQLESAEMQVSELSQKLTHSEEENKSLTSSILVQNSRLEDMTREKDSLLTEKETALRRIEEIEKTIEDLRTLADQLQDEKTRLGQEIETLREELSSRTQQLESTEQMISDLNHSLEVADEEKVVLGQEIESFRAEVASMKQLLESAEMQVSELSQKLTHSEEENKSLTSSILVQNSRLEDMTREKDSLLTEKETALRRIEEIEKTIEDLRTLTDQLQDEKTRLGQEIETLREELSSRTQQLESTEQMILDLNHGLEVADEEKVVLGQELETFRAEFASMKQQLEYAELQVSDLSQKLTHSKEENKSLTSSILVQDSRLEDMTREKDSLLTEKETALRRIEEIEKTTEDLRILAGQLQDEKTRLGQEIEILREELSSRRQQLESTEQMISDLNHSLEVADKEKVVLGQELESFRAEFASIKQQLESAELQVSDLSQKLTHSEEENKSLTSSILVQNSRLEGMTREKDNMLMEKETAVRRIDEIEKTIEDLRTLADRLQDEKIILGQEIETLREELSSKKQQLESAEQKLSDLNHSLEVACEENASLTLKVSEISNEIQLAHNTIPELLSESGQLKEKLIEKERELSSLAETHKAHGNESSAQIEQLKAQVTGLELELESLRAQNRDMEVQIDSKVSEVKGVKEDNLILKAQISELEMMSKERGDELSALTKKLDVNEKESLSRVESLTSQVNTLLADLESLHTQKAELEEHMIIKGNEASIQVKGLIDQVSELQQQLESLQNEKAELEVQLEKKTQETFLVQLQMENLKEEIAHKTEDYQRMLGERENLTVQMKNLELEVENLHNQKIDLEEQVRTEIKERGTLEEEMLGLQNKIFELERTSTERGLEFSALQERQEKGETEASAQIMALTLQADNLQLELDSLLAEKNQLQLQLEKEKQIFSESQTEMENQKSQFISKIADQQKMLAEQEEAYKKLSEEYKQVEGWFQESKENLKAVERKVEEMAEEFQKNTDSKDQIVAEMEETIEDLKRDLEVKGDDLNTLVENVRNIEVKLRLSNQKLRVTEQLLAEKEESSRKAEASYQQELRVLEERIATLSGIIAATNEACKRMVTDISVKVNGTLTGVEALTQKFEEECDNNVQCILGMSNEIQIAKNRLIEMKNEKRQLGQEVGDLVLQLQVTKERESALREKVEQLEIKVKKDEGEIDNLTIAVNQLEEKLAASEKLMKERDESILDLGEEKREAIRQLCLWIDYHRSRCDYLREILSKMPVRGQRVA; encoded by the exons ATGACAAGGCGGCGGTGGAGAGAGTCTATAAAATCATTCTTTGGTAGTCATATTGATTCAGAGCAAGATGAACAGCTAAAAGGCACTAAAACAG AAATTGAGAACAAAGTAAAGAAGATCTTGAAGCTTCTCAAAGAGGAAGACGTCGAAGAAAATGATGGGCTCTCAGTAGAAAACTCCAAAAAAGAACCTCTGGTTGAGCTAATTGAGGATTTCCACAAACATTACCAATTGCTTTATGAACAATATGATCATCTGACTGGAGAGCTAAGAAAGAAATTTCATGGGAAACAAGGAGCAGAGACCTCTTCATCGAGCTCAGACTCAGAATCTGATTATTCTTCCAAAGACAAAGGAAGTAAAAATGGAAAACTCGAAAGTGAATATCAGAAGATAACAGATGTCATAAAGCAAGAACTTGAAATGAAAAATCTAGAAGTTGCAGAACTGAAGGGTAAGTTTACTGCTACCACTGAAGAAAAGGAAGCTTTAAATTTGGAACATCAGACAGCTTTAAGCAAAATACAAGCAGCAGAGGAGATCAGTAAAAAGTTGAAGTTTGAAGTTGAAAGACTAGATGTGGAGAAAGAAAAACTTTTGGTTGAGAATGGAGAGTTGAAGCAAAACCTTGATGCTTCTGGCAATATAGAAGCAGAACTGaccaagagattggaggagatgaGCAAAGAGAAGGATAACTTGATTGTGGAGAAAGAGAATGCTATTAGAAGGATTGAGGAAGgagagaaaacaatagaagagttAAAAATTGTTGCTAATCAACTGCAAGAAGAGAAGGTAGTTCTTGGGCAAGAACTAGAAAGTTCCAGAGCAGAAGTTGCCAGTATGAAGCAGCAACTAGAATATGAAGAGTTGCAAGTGTCAGATTTAAGCCAAAAATTGACACATTCTGATGAAGAAAATAAATCTCTTGCCTCGTCAATTTTGGTACAGAATTCAAGATTGGAAGATATGACCAGAGAGAAAGACAACCTGCTAATGGAGAAAGAGACTGCTGTGAGAAGAATTGAAGAGATAGAGAAGACTATTGAAGACTTAAGAACCTTGGCTGATCGATTGCAGGATGAGAAAACAACGCTGGGGCAAGAAATAGAAACTGTTAGAGAGGAACTTTCCAGCAGGAAGCAGCAAATGGAATCTACAGAGCAGATGGTATCAGTTCTTAATCACAGTTTGGAAGTTGCTGATGAAGAAAAAGTAATTCTTGGGCAAGAACTAGAAAGTTTTAGAGCAGAAGTTGCCAGCATTAAGCAGCAACTAGAATCTGCAGAGCTGCAAGTGTCAGATTTAAGCCAAAAGTTGACACATTCTGAGGAAGAAAATAAATCTCTTACCTCGTCAATTTTGGTTCTGAATTCAAGATTGGAAGATATGACTAGAGAGAAAGACAATGTGCTCACGGAGAAGGAGACTGCTGTGGGAAGAATTGAAGAGGTAGAGAAGACTATTGAAGAATTAAGAACCTCGGCTGATCGATTGCAGGATGAGAAAACAACGCTGGGGCAAGAGATAGAAACTGTTAGAGAGGAACTTTCCAGCAGGAAGCAGCAAATGGAATCTACAGAGCAGATGGTATCAGATCTTAGTCACAGTTTGGAAGTTGCTGATGAAGAGAAGGTAGTCCTTGGGCAAGAAATAGAAAGTTTTAGAGCAGAAGTTGCTAGTATGAAGCAGCAACTAGAATCTGCCGAGATGCAAGTTTCAGAGTTAAGCCAAAAATTGACACATTCTGAGGAAGAAAATAAATCTCTTACCTCGTCAATTTTGGTACAGAATTCAAGATTGGAAGATATGACTAGAGAGAAAGACAGCCTGCTCACAGAGAAAGAGACTGCTTTGAGAAGAATTGAAGAGATAGAGAAGACCATTGAAGACTTGAGAACCTTGGCTGATCAATTGCAGGATGAGAAAACAAGGCTGGGGCAAGAAATAGAAACTCTTAGAGAGGAACTTTCCAGCAGGACGCAGCAACTGGAATCTACAGAGCAGATGATATCAGATCTTAATCACAGTTTGGAAGTTGCTGATGAAGAGAAGGTAGTCCTTGGGCAAGAAATAGAAAGTTTTAGAGCAGAAGTTGCTAGTATGAAGCAGCTACTAGAATCTGCCGAGATGCAAGTTTCAGAGTTAAGCCAAAAATTGACACATTCTGAGGAAGAAAATAAATCTCTTACCTCGTCAATTTTGGTACAGAATTCAAGATTGGAAGATATGACTAGAGAGAAAGACAGCCTGCTCACAGAGAAAGAGACTGCTTTGAGAAGAATTGAAGAGATAGAGAAGACCATTGAAGACTTGAGAACCTTGACTGATCAATTGCAGGATGAGAAAACAAGGCTGGGGCAAGAAATAGAAACTCTTAGAGAGGAACTTTCCAGCAGGACGCAGCAACTGGAATCTACAGAGCAGATGATATTAGATCTTAATCACGGTTTGGAAGTTGCTGACGAAGAAAAGGTAGTTCTTGGCCAAGAACTAGAAACTTTTAGAGCAGAATTTGCCAGTATGAAGCAGCAACTAGAATATGCAGAGTTGCAAGTGTCAGATTTAAGCCAAAAATTGACACATTCTAAGGAAGAAAATAAATCTCTTACCTCGTCAATTTTGGTACAGGATTCAAGATTGGAAGATATGACTAGAGAGAAAGACAGCCTGCTCACAGAGAAAGAGACTGCTTTGAGAAGAATTGAAGAGATAGAGAAGACCACTGAGGACTTGAGAATCTTGGCTGGTCAATTGCAGGATGAGAAAACAAGGCTGGGGCAAGAAATAGAAATTCTTAGAGAGGAACTTTCCAGCAGGAGGCAGCAACTGGAATCTACAGAGCAGATGATATCAGATCTTAATCACAGTTTGGAAGTTGCTGACAAAGAAAAGGTTGTTCTTGGGCAAGAACTAGAAAGTTTTAGAGCAGAATTTGCCAGTATTAAGCAGCAACTAGAATCTGCAGAGCTGCAAGTGTCAGATTTAAGCCAAAAATTGACACATTCTGAGGAAGAAAATAAATCTCTTACCTCATCAATATTGGTACAGAATTCAAGATTGGAAGGTATGACTAGAGAGAAAGACAACATGCTCATGGAGAAAGAGACTGCTGTGAGAAGAATTGATGAGATAGAGAAGACTATTGAAGACTTAAGAACCTTGGCTGATCGATTGCAGGACGAGAAAATAATACTGGGGCAAGAAATAGAAACTCTCAGAGAGGAACTTTCCAGCAAGAAGCAGCAACTGGAATCTGCAGAGCAAAAGTTATCAGATCTTAATCACAGTTTGGAAGTTGCTTGTGAAGAGAATGCTTCTCTAACCTTAAAAGTTTCAGAAATTTCAAATGAGATTCAGCTGGCACATAATACAATACCAGAACTCCTGTCTGAATCAGGTCAACTAaaggagaaattgattgagaaggAAAGGGAGTTATCATCTCTTGCAGAGACGCACAAGGCACATGGTAATGAATCATCAGCTCAGATAGAGCAATTAAAGGCTCAAGTGACTGGCCTGGAACTGGAGCTGGAGTCATTGAGAGCCCAGAATAGAGATATGGAGGTGCAGATTGACAGCAAAGTGTCTGAAGTAAAAGGAGTGAAAGAAGATAACTTAATACTAAAGGCCCAAATTTCAGAACTTGAAATGATGTCAAAAGAGAGAGGAGATGAACTGTCTGCTCTCACAAAGAAACTTGATGTTAATGAGAAAGAATCATTGTCTAGAGTCGAAAGCCTGACATCACAAGTCAACACTCTTCTAGCAGACTTGGAATCTTTACACACACAGAAAGCAGAGTTGGAAGAACATATGATAATTAAGGGAAATGAAGCATCAATTCAAGTCAAGGGTCTCATAGATCAAGTTAGTGAGTTACAACAGCAACTGGAGTCCTTGCAAAATGAGAAAGCTGAACTGGAAGTGCAACTGGAGAAAAAAACTCAAGAAACTTTCCTGGTTCAGCTTCAGATGGAAAATCTGAAAGAGGAGATAGCACACAAGACTGAAGATTATCAGAGAATGCTTGGGGAGAGAGAAAACTTGACAGTgcaaatgaaaaatctggaattggagGTGGAGAATTTACACAACCAGAAAATTGATCTTGAAGAGCAAGTAAGAACTGAAATCAAAGAAAGGGGGACGTTAGAAGAGGAAATGCTGGGGTTACagaataaaatttttgaattggAAAGAACATCAACAGAGAGAGGGCTAGAGTTCTCTGCGCTCCAGGAGCGACAAGAAAAAGGAGAGACTGAAGCTTCTGCTCAGATAATGGCCTTAACTTTACAGGCTGACAATCTGCAACTGGAATTAGATTCCTTACTGGCTGAGAAAAATCAATTGCAGTTGCAGCTTGAGAAAGAGAAACAAATATTTTCAGAAAGCCAGACAGAAATGGAAAATCAGAAGTCTCAGTTCATAAGCAAAATTGCAGATCAGCAAAAAATGCTGGCGGAACAGGAGGAGGCATACAAGAAGCTGAGTGAGGAGTACAAGCAAGTGGAAGGTTGGTTCCAGGAGAGCAAGGAAAATCTCAAAGCAGTTGAAAGGAAAGTAGAAGAAATGGCAGAAGAATTCCAGAAGAATACTGATTCCAAAGATCAGATAGTTGCTGAAATGGAAGAAACAATTGAGGACCTGAAAAGAGATCTTGAAGTAAAAGGAGATGATTTGAATACGTTGGTTGAGAATGTCCGCAATATTGAAGTTAAGCTCCGGTTGTCGAACCAGAAGCTCCGGGTCACGGAACAATTACTAGCTGAGAAGGAAGAGAGCTCTAGGAAAGCAGAAGCAAGTTATCAGCAAGAGCTGAGAGTGCTGGAGGAAAGGATTGCTACGTTGTCTGGGATAATAGCTGCTACCAATGAAGCTTGTAAGAGGATGGTCACAGATATTTCAGTGAAAGTAAACGGTACTTTGACAGGAGTAGAAGCTTTGACCCAAAAATTTGAAGAGGAATGTGACAACAATGTACAGTGTATTTTGGGAATGTCAAATGAGATTCAGATTGCAAAAAATAGGCTAATAGAGATGAAGAATGAGAAGAGACAACTTGGACAAGAAGTAGGCGATCTAGTACTGCAACTGCAAGTTACAAAAGAACGGGAATCAGCATTGAGAGAGAAGGTTGAACAACTAGAGATCAAGGTGAAAAAGGATGAAGGGGAGATAGATAACTTAACTATAGCTGTCAACCAATTGGAGGAAAAGTTGGCAGCATCAGAGAAGTTGATGAAAGAGAGGGATGAAAGTATATTAGACCTGGGAGAGGAGAAGAGGGAGGCAATAAGGCAGCTGTGCTTGTGGATTGATTATCACCGCAGCCGCTGTGATTATCTCAGAGAAATTCTGTCGAAGATGCCTGTGAGAGGCCAGAGGGTGGCTTAG
- the LOC110656299 gene encoding uncharacterized protein LOC110656299 produces MSSAKDADPSLGYLARKDTEVKLPRPTRVKNKTPAPIQITAEQILREARERQEAEIRPPKQKITDSTELAEYRLRKRKEFEDLIRRIRWNISVWIKYAQWEESQKDFNRARSVWERALEVDYRNHTLWLKYAEVEMKNKFINHARNVWDRAVTLLPRVDQLWYKYIHMEEMLGNVAGARQIFERWMNWMPDQQGWLSYIKFELRYNEIERARGIFERFVQFHPKVSAWIRYAKFEMKNGEVARARNVYERAVEKLADDEEAEQLFVAFAEFEERCKESERARCIYKFALDHIPKGRAEDLYRKFVAFEKQYGDKEGIEDAIVGKRRFQYEDEVRKNPLNYDMWFDYIRLEESVGNKERIREVYERAIANVPPAEEKRYWQRYIYLWINYALYEELDAEDIERTRDVYRECLNLIPHKKFSFAKIWLLAAQFEIRRLNLMGARQILGNAIGKAPKDKIFKKYIEIELQLGNIDRCRKLYEKYLEWSPENCYAWSKYAELERSLSETERARSIFELAIAQAALDMPELLWKAYIDFEISEGEYDKTRQLYERLLDRTKHLKVWISYAKFEAAAMEEIVEGADSVEEQKKKCIQNARRVFEKAINYFRTSAPELKEERAMLLEEWLNMESSFGEVGDVGLVQPKLPKKLKKRRPIASEDGLAGTEEFMDYIFPEETQAPNLKILEAAYRWKKQKISTED; encoded by the exons ATGTCTTCAGCGAAGGATGCCGATCCCTCCCTTGGTTATCTGGCCCGGAAAGATACCGAGGTGAAGCTGCCTCGGCCAACGCGGGTGAAAAACAAAACACCGGCCCCCATTCAGATTACCGCGGAGCAGATACTGCGCGAGGCACGGGAACGTCAGGAAGCTGAAATCCGGCCTCCCAAGCAGAAGATCACTGACTCAACTGAACTCGCTGAGTATCGGCTTCGCAAAAGAAAGGAGTTTGAAGACCTAATCAGACGGATTCGATGGAATATTAGTGTATGGATTAAATACGCACAGTGGGAGGAATCACAGAAAGACTTCAATAGAGCTCGTTCTGTTTGGGAACGTGCACTCGAGGTTGATTACCGGAATCACACGCTATGGCTCAAATACGCAGAGGTGGAGATGAAGAACAAGTTCATAAATCATGCCAGGAATGTATGGGACCGTGCTGTCACGCTTTTGCCTCGTGTGGATCAGCTCTGGTACAAGTACATTCACATGGAGGAGATGCTTGGAAATGTGGCCGGGGCTAGACAGATTTTTGAAAGATGGATGAATTGGATGCCTGACCAACAAGGATGGCTTTCTTATATCAAATTTGAGCTGAGGTATAATGAAATTGAACGTGCAAGAGGGATTTTTGAACGTTTTGTTCAGTTTCATCCCAAGGTCAGTGCATGGATTCGGTATGCTAAGTTTGAGATGAAGAATGGTGAAGTTGCGAGGGCTAGGAATGTGTATGAAAGGGCGGTTGAGAAATTGGCTGATGATGAGGAGGCGGAGCAGTTGTTTGTGGCTTTTGCTGAGTTTGAGGAGCGGTGCAAGGAGTCAGAGCGTGCTCGGTGTATTTATAAGTTTGCATTGGACCATATACCGAAAGGAAGGGCGGAGGATCTATATAGGAAGTTTGTTGCGTTTGAGAAGCAGTATGGGGACAAGGAAGGAATTGAAGATGCAATAGTGGGAAAGAGAAGGTTTCAGTACGAGGATGAAGTGAGGAAGAACCCATTGAATTATGATATGTGGTTTGATTATATTAGGTTGGAGGAGAGCGTGGGGAATAAGGAGAGGATTAGGGAGGTTTATGAGCGTGCAATTGCAAATGTGCCACCAGCCGAGGAAAAGAGATACTGGCAAAGATACATATACTTATG GATAAATTATGCTCTCTACGAAGAACTTGATGCAGAAGATATTGAGAGAACACGGGATGTCTACAG GGAATGCCTGAACCTAATTCCTCATAAGAAGTTTTCATTTGCAAAGATATGGCTTTTAGCTGCACAATTTGAAATTCGACGGTTGAATCTCATGGGTGCTCGACAAATTTTAGGCAATGCCATTGGCAAAGCTCCCAAAGATAAG ATTTTTAAGAAATATATTGAGATAGAGCTGCAACTTGGTAATATTGATCGCTGTCGAAAGCTTTATGAGAAATATTTAGAGTGGTCACCTGAAAATTGTTATGCTTGGAGCAAATATGCGGAACTGGAGAGATCTCTGTCTGAAACTGAACGGGCACGATCAATTTTCGAGCTTGCAATAGCACAGGCAGCCTTGGACATGCCAGAGTTGTTGTGGAAG GCATATATTGATTTTGAAATATCCGAAGGTGAATATGACAAAACAAGACAGCTTTATGAGAGACTATTGGACCGAACAAAGCATTTAAAGGTTTGGATTAGTTATGCTAAATTTGAGGCAGCTGCCATGGAAGAGATTGTTGAGGGTGCAGATTCAGTGGAAGAACAGAAGAAAAAGTGTATTCAGAATGCAAGAA GGGTCTTTGAGAAAGCCATTAACTACTTCAGAACATCAGCACCTGAATTGAAGGAGGAACGAGCTATGCTTCTGGAAGAATGGTTGAACATGGAGAGTAGTTTTGGTGAGGTAGGTGATGTTGGCTTAGTCCAGCCTAAGCTGCCTAAGAAGCTCAAAAAGAGGAGGCCGATTGCTTCAGAAGATGGTCTGGCTGG GACGGAGGAATTTATGGATTACATATTCCCAGAAGAAACTCAGGCCCCAAATCTAAAGATCTTGGAAGCAGCATATCGCTGGAAAAAGCAGAAGATTTCTACCGAGGATTAA